One part of the Oncorhynchus kisutch isolate 150728-3 linkage group LG22, Okis_V2, whole genome shotgun sequence genome encodes these proteins:
- the LOC109867639 gene encoding hyaluronidase-like, whose product MALIRCCLLVVVLWIGVREGAGGEQMKQAQAPLIPHRPFIVVWNAPTESCRLRFKVDLDLSVFDIVANLNETLSGPNVTIFYHSHLGYYPYYASSGNPINGGLPQNQSLSKHLSKARADIDKLIPHKDFRGLGVIDWENWRPQWVRNWGSKDIYRNKSKEQIRMLHPDWPESKVENEAKEAFERAGQAFMNNTLLLAESRRPDGLWGFYLFPDCYNYGYKTHPHRYTGECPNVEHVRNDHLMWLWRESTALYPSVYLDYELKSSANTVKFVHYRVKEAMRIASIARTDFTLPVFVYSRPFYAYTFTVLSESDLVHTIGESAALGASGVVLWGSSEYARTQRNCLTVKKYIDGPLGHYVINVTSAAKLCSKALCKKNGKCVRKSLDSGAYLHLNPRFFHIRRNLGPRGPRFHVSGHLNNHDILDMKHKFTCQCYQGWTGVYCEMPQMPPLPPMPRPRDNSLLGDILVILSLHFSCLCVIMFLGLCLIIKCLIL is encoded by the exons ATGGCGCTGATTCGCTGCTGTCTGCTGGTGGTAGTGTTGTGGATTGGGGTCAGAGAAGGGGCCGGTGGTGAGCAGATGAAGCAGGCCCAGGCTCCTCTTATCCCTCATCGGCCCTTCATCGTAGTGTGGAACGCCCCGACAGAGTCCTGCCGCCTTCGCTTCAAGGTGGACCTGGACCTCAGCGTCTTTGACATCGTGGCCAACCTCAACGAGACCCTTAGCGGGCCCAATGTCACCATCTTCTACCATAGCCACCTGGGCTATTATCCTTACTACGCCAGCTCTGGGAACCCCATCAACGGGGGCCTGCCCCAGAACCAGAGCCTGTCCAAGCACCTGAGCAAGGCCAGGGCCGACATCGACAAGCTCATTCCTCACAAGGACTTCCGAGGCCTGGGTGTCATTGACTGGGAAAACTGGAGGCCCCAGTGGGTGCGCAACTGGGGCTCGAAGGACATCTACCGCAACAAGTCCAAGGAGCAGATCCGGATGCTCCATCCAGATTGGCCTGAGAGCAAGGTGGAGAATGAGGCCAAGGAGGCCTTTGAGAGGGCCGGACAGGCCTTTATGAACAATACTCTACTGTTGGCCGAAAGTCGACGACCTGACGGCCTCTGGGGCTTCTACTTGTTCCCCGACTGCTACAACTATGGCTACAAGACACACCCGCATCGCTACACAGGTGAATGCCCCAACGTGGAGCATGTCCGCAATGACCATCTGATGTGGCTTTGGAGGGAGAGCACAGCTCTCTACCCCTCTGTGTACCTAGACTACGAACTCAAGTCCTCGGCCAACACCGTCAAGTTTGTCCACTACCGCGTCAAAGAGGCCATGAGGATTGCCTCCATCGCACGCACTGACTTCACCCTGCCTGTGTTTGTCTACTCTAGACCCTTCTATGCCTACACCTTCACGGTCCTCTCAGAG AGTGACCTGGTGCACACTATTGGAGAGAGTGCAGCTCTTGGGGCGTCAGGAGTGGTACTTTGGGGCTCCTCAGAATATGCTCGAACTCAG AGAAACTGCCTGACCGTGAAGAAGTATATTGATGGCCCGTTAGGCCACTATGTCATCAACGTCACCTCAGCCGCCAAGCTGTGCAGCAAAGCCCTGTGCAAGAAGAACGGCAAGTGTGTGAGGAAGAGCCTCGACTCAGGAGCCTACCTCCACCTCAATCCCCGTTTCTTCCACATTCGCCGCAACCTGGGCCCCCGGGGGCCCCGCTTCCACGTGAGCGGCCATCTTAACAACCACGACATCCTGGACATGAAGCACAAGTTTACCTGCCAATGCTACCAAGGCTGGACGGGGGTCTACTGCGAGATGCCCCAGATGCCACCGCTCCCTCCCATGCCCCGACCTAGGGACAACAGCCTGCTAGGGGACATACTGGTCATCCTGTCACTTCActtctcctgtctgtgtgtcatcATGTTCCTTGGTCTCTGCCTCATCATCAAGTGCTtgatactgtag